AACATCTCGACCGAGACAATGCGATCGAAGCGGTGTTCGGTGGCGAAGTCGTTCATGTCCACGGTGACGACCTCGACATTGGCAAAGCCCCTGTGCCGGGCCTGATCGAGGATGTACTCGCGCTGCGAGTGCGAGTTGGAGACGGCGGTGATGCGCGCGTTCGGGTAGCGCTCGGCCATCCACAGGGTGAGCGAACCCCAGCCGCAGCCGAGTTCGAGAATGTCCTGTCCGTCGCACAGATCGGCGTGTGTGCAGGTTTCCAGCAGCGCGGCGTCTTCGGCGGCGGCCAGGTCGTCGATGCCCTCGGACCAGAGGCAGGCACTGTATTTGCGCCGCGGGCCGAGCGCTTCGGCGAAGAATGCGGCGGGCACTTCGTAATGCTGTTCATTGGCCAGTTCGGGCAGGGCGGCGATGGGCGAGGCGTGCATCGCGGCGACGATCCGCTCGGTCTGCGCAGCGGAGCGCTCCGGATCGGCGGCTTCGATCTCGCGCAGGCGCGTGGCGAGCAGGCGGCGGATGCCCTGGCGGATGACGGTGTCCGGAACCAGGCCCTGTTCGACCCAGCCGATGGCTAGTCTGGTGGCGGTGCTCATGGGTGTTCTCCCGTGGTGGTGGCGGACGCGATCAATTTCCGACCGGCATCAGTTCTTTGAGTCTGGTGAGGA
This genomic stretch from Acidihalobacter ferrooxydans harbors:
- a CDS encoding SAM-dependent methyltransferase, which codes for MSTATRLAIGWVEQGLVPDTVIRQGIRRLLATRLREIEAADPERSAAQTERIVAAMHASPIAALPELANEQHYEVPAAFFAEALGPRRKYSACLWSEGIDDLAAAEDAALLETCTHADLCDGQDILELGCGWGSLTLWMAERYPNARITAVSNSHSQREYILDQARHRGFANVEVVTVDMNDFATEHRFDRIVSVEMFEHMRNWPTLFERVHGWLRDGGKFFMHIFVHRSTPYFFEDEGDDDWMSRHFFSGGLMPSDALPLRFQGNLRLQRQWRWDGRHYERTLNAWLALTDSRRAHIMPILEATYGAQEAAAWLQRWRIFFMACAELFGYEQGRQWWVSHYLFERPA